The following coding sequences are from one Lolium rigidum isolate FL_2022 chromosome 6, APGP_CSIRO_Lrig_0.1, whole genome shotgun sequence window:
- the LOC124662719 gene encoding phospholipase A1 EG1, chloroplastic/mitochondrial-like — protein sequence MAFATTAATSSAMAQTPQCAKLPGATRQSRTRSAVCRAAATATAPGSASTSAPAALAALNARRGARRTASSVAAMWRQLQGCDDWEGLLDHPVLRSEVARYGELVDACYKAFDLDPASRRHHNCKYGRERMLEEVGMAGAGYEVTKYIYAAPDVITVPTMEASISGRGRWIGYVAVSTPEMTRQLGRRDVLVSFRGTVTPAEWLANLMSSLEPARLDPCDPRPDVKVESGFLGLYTSADKTCRFGGAGSCREQLLREVSRLIDSADSRSSDTSVTLAGHSMGGALATLLAYDLAELGLNRAAPITVFSFGVPRVGNAAFKARCDELGVKALRVANVRDPITRMPGFFLNEATTGAAMLRPWAGSCYTHVGVELPLDDISSVADLTTVHNLGTYIALLRKPKQAAARADDGGGGGAVIGRVLDFVGRRGAGAMPWQDAALQMGGLVQTLGLI from the coding sequence ATGGCcttcgccaccaccgccgccacatcATCAGCAATGGCGCAAACGCCGCAATGCGCCAAGCTCCCCGGCGCGACGAGACAGTCCAGGACACGATCAGCAGTCTGCAGAGCCGCGGCGACGGCCACGGCGCCGGGCAGCGCCTCGACGTCCGCGCCAGCGGCACTCGCGGCTTTAAACGCGAGACGCGGCGCGCGGAGGACGGCGTCGTCGGTGGCCGCCATGTGGAGGCAGCTGCAGGGGTGCGACGACTGGGAGGGCCTGCTGGACCACCCGGTGCTCCGGAGCGAGGTCGCCCGGTACGGCGAGCTCGTCGACGCCTGCTACAAGGCCTTCGACCTCGACCCGGCGTCGCGGCGCCACCACAACTGCAAGTACGGCAGGGAGCGGATGCTGGAGGAGGTGGGCATGGCCGGCGCCGGGTACGAGGTCACCAAGTACATCTACGCGGCGCCCGACGTCATCACCGTGCCCACCATGGAGGCCTCCATCAGCGGCCGCGGCCGCTGGATCGGGTACGTGGCCGTGTCCACCCCCGAGATGACCCGCCAGCTCGGCCGCCGCGACGTGCTCGTCTCCTTCCGCGGCACCGTCACCCCCGCCGAGTGGCTCGCCAACCTCATGAGCTCCCTCGAGCCCGCGCGGCTCGACCCCTGCGACCCGCGCCCGGACGTCAAGGTCGAGTCCGGCTTCCTCGGCCTCTACACCTCCGCCGACAAGACCTGCCGCTTCGGCGGCGCCGGCAGCTGCCGCGAGCAGCTCCTCCGCGAGGTCTCCCGCCTGATCGACTCCGCCGACTCGCGCTCCTCCGACACCAGCGTCACCCTCGCCGGCCACAGCATGGGCGGCGCGCTGGCCACGCTCCTGGCGTACGACCTGGCGGAGCTCGGCCTCAACCGCGCCGCGCCTATCACCGTCTTCTCCTTCGGTGTCCCGAGGGTGGGCAACGCGGCGTTCAAGGCCCGGTGCGACGAGCTCGGCGTCAAGGCCCTGCGCGTCGCCAACGTGCGCGACCCGATCACGAGGATGCCAGGCTTCTTCCTCAACGAGGCGACCACTGGCGCGGCGATGCTCCGGCCGTGGGCGGGATCCTGCTACACGCACGTCGGCGTGGAGCTCCCGCTCGACGACATCTCCAGCGTCGCCGACCTCACCACCGTGCACAACCTCGGCACCTACATCGCGCTGCTCAGGAAGCCCAAGCAGGCCGCGGCCAGagcgg